The Streptomyces sp. NL15-2K genome contains a region encoding:
- a CDS encoding futalosine hydrolase, with protein MRVLVATAVPVERDAVAKAFDGVPLGRLSLRSVEAVPGVAGCAQPTAGKTTIDLLAVGVGPALAAASTASALTAAALEGAPYGLVVSAGIGGGFQPEAPLGSLVVADEILVADLGAETADGFLPVTELGFGSVSHRPPETLVRDVVSATGARAGAVLTVSTVTGTAERAAVLRARHPRALAEAMEGFGVAEAAALHHTPVLELRAVSNPVGPRDRAAWRIGDALTALTAGFGKLRPVLESWNPYDPTDPNE; from the coding sequence ATGCGCGTCCTCGTAGCCACCGCGGTTCCTGTTGAACGGGATGCGGTGGCGAAGGCGTTTGACGGGGTGCCGCTGGGTCGGCTGTCACTGAGGTCCGTTGAGGCCGTGCCCGGCGTTGCAGGCTGTGCCCAACCCACTGCCGGTAAGACCACCATCGACCTCCTCGCCGTCGGCGTAGGCCCCGCCCTCGCCGCCGCCTCCACCGCCTCCGCCCTCACTGCGGCCGCCCTCGAAGGCGCCCCCTACGGCCTCGTCGTCTCCGCCGGGATCGGCGGTGGTTTTCAGCCCGAGGCTCCCCTCGGCTCGCTCGTCGTCGCCGATGAGATCCTCGTGGCCGATCTGGGCGCCGAGACCGCCGACGGGTTTCTGCCGGTGACCGAGCTGGGCTTCGGGAGTGTCAGCCATCGTCCGCCGGAAACACTCGTACGAGATGTCGTGTCGGCCACCGGAGCGCGCGCCGGTGCCGTACTCACCGTCTCCACCGTGACCGGCACCGCCGAGCGCGCCGCGGTTCTCCGTGCCCGTCACCCCCGCGCCCTCGCCGAGGCCATGGAGGGCTTCGGTGTCGCCGAGGCGGCGGCCCTGCACCACACGCCCGTGCTGGAGCTGCGCGCGGTCTCCAACCCGGTCGGCCCGCGCGACCGCGCCGCCTGGCGCATCGGCGACGCTCTCACGGCGCTGACGGCGGGTTTCGGGAAGCTCAGGCCCGTACTGGAGAGTTGGAACCCATATGACCCCACTGACCCCAACGAGTGA
- a CDS encoding 1,4-dihydroxy-6-naphthoate synthase yields MTPLTPTSEPARSLQIAYSPCPNDTFVFDALAHGRVPGAPALDVTFADIDITNGMAERGEFDVLKVSYAVLPYVLDEYALLPCGGALGRGCGPLVLTREAGVDLTGRTVAVPSERSTAYLLFRLWAADTLPGGVGEIVVMPFHEIMPAVRDGKVDAGLVIHEARFTYGNYGLHKLADMGEHWENTTGLPIPLGAIIAKRSLGAETLTLLADSIRTSVRAAWDDPEVSRPYVMEHAQEMDPAVADQHIGLYVNEFTADLGEDGYAAVRGLLTRAAAEGLVPPLGPNALDFP; encoded by the coding sequence ATGACCCCACTGACCCCAACGAGTGAGCCCGCGCGGTCTCTGCAGATCGCCTACTCCCCCTGCCCCAACGACACCTTCGTCTTCGACGCCCTCGCCCACGGCCGCGTCCCCGGCGCCCCCGCTCTCGACGTGACCTTCGCGGACATCGACATCACCAACGGTATGGCCGAGCGCGGCGAGTTCGACGTGCTGAAGGTGTCGTACGCCGTGCTGCCGTACGTCCTCGACGAGTACGCGCTGCTGCCGTGCGGGGGTGCGCTGGGCCGGGGTTGCGGGCCGCTGGTGCTCACGCGGGAGGCCGGGGTCGACCTGACGGGCCGTACCGTCGCCGTGCCGAGCGAGAGGTCGACTGCGTATCTGCTGTTCCGGCTGTGGGCGGCGGACACGCTGCCGGGTGGAGTCGGCGAGATCGTGGTCATGCCGTTCCACGAGATCATGCCCGCCGTACGGGACGGAAAGGTGGACGCGGGGCTCGTCATCCACGAGGCACGCTTCACGTACGGGAACTACGGGCTGCACAAGCTCGCGGACATGGGCGAGCACTGGGAGAACACGACCGGGCTGCCGATTCCGTTGGGCGCGATCATCGCGAAGCGCTCACTGGGGGCCGAAACTCTGACGTTGTTGGCCGATTCCATTCGCACGTCCGTACGTGCGGCCTGGGACGACCCGGAGGTCTCCCGTCCGTATGTGATGGAACACGCCCAGGAAATGGACCCGGCCGTAGCCGACCAGCACATCGGCCTGTACGTCAACGAATTCACCGCCGACCTCGGAGAGGACGGCTACGCGGCGGTCCGGGGGCTTCTGACGCGCGCGGCGGCCGAGGGGCTGGTGCCGCCCCTCGGCCCGAACGCGCTCGATTTCCCGTGA
- a CDS encoding cold-shock protein — protein MPTGKVKWFNSEKGFGFLSRDDGGDVFVHSSVLPAGVETLKPGQRVEFGVVAGQRGDQALSVTILDPTPSVAAATRKKPDELASIVQDLTTLLENITPMLERGRYPDKTAGKKIAGLLRAVADQLDV, from the coding sequence GTGCCTACCGGCAAGGTCAAGTGGTTCAACAGCGAGAAGGGCTTCGGCTTTCTCTCCCGCGACGACGGCGGTGACGTCTTCGTCCATTCCTCGGTCCTCCCCGCCGGAGTCGAGACGCTCAAGCCCGGACAGCGAGTGGAGTTCGGAGTCGTCGCCGGGCAGCGCGGTGACCAGGCCCTTTCGGTCACCATCCTCGACCCGACCCCCTCGGTCGCGGCCGCGACCCGCAAGAAGCCGGACGAACTCGCCTCCATCGTCCAGGATCTGACGACCCTCCTCGAGAACATCACCCCGATGCTGGAGAGGGGCCGCTACCCCGACAAGACCGCCGGCAAGAAGATCGCGGGCCTGCTGCGCGCGGTCGCCGACCAGCTGGACGTCTGA
- a CDS encoding HAD family hydrolase produces MASTTFSAPAASSALPAPTVGFDLDMTLIDSRPGIRACYLALSERTGTYIDADLAVTRLGPPLAEELVHWFPAEEVEAMSDLYRSMYPTIAIVPTLALPGAREAIAAVREAGGRAVVVTAKHEPNAKLHLEHLGIEPDAVVGDLWAEQKAEALREHGATVYVGDHVGDVRGARAADALSVAVATGPCARDELSAAGADVVLADLTEFPGWLSAYRPARA; encoded by the coding sequence ATGGCCTCTACGACCTTCTCCGCCCCCGCCGCCTCCTCCGCCCTCCCGGCCCCGACCGTCGGCTTCGACCTCGACATGACCCTCATCGACTCCCGGCCCGGCATCCGCGCCTGCTACCTGGCGCTGTCCGAGCGGACGGGGACGTACATCGACGCCGATCTGGCCGTCACCCGGCTCGGTCCGCCGCTGGCCGAGGAGCTGGTCCACTGGTTCCCGGCGGAGGAGGTGGAGGCGATGAGCGACCTCTACCGGTCCATGTACCCGACGATCGCCATCGTGCCGACGCTCGCGCTGCCCGGTGCCCGCGAGGCGATCGCGGCCGTACGGGAGGCCGGCGGCCGGGCCGTCGTCGTCACCGCCAAGCACGAGCCCAACGCCAAGCTGCACCTGGAGCACCTGGGCATCGAGCCCGACGCGGTCGTCGGCGACCTGTGGGCGGAGCAGAAGGCCGAGGCACTGCGCGAGCACGGGGCGACCGTCTACGTCGGCGATCACGTCGGGGACGTCCGGGGCGCCCGGGCCGCCGACGCCCTGTCGGTGGCGGTCGCGACGGGGCCGTGCGCCAGGGATGAGCTGAGCGCCGCCGGGGCGGACGTGGTCCTGGCGGACCTCACCGAGTTCCCGGGGTGGCTTTCGGCCTATCGCCCCGCCCGCGCCTGA
- a CDS encoding helicase-associated domain-containing protein, with amino-acid sequence MSNPATPPRSLAEALRARDDTSLAALLRARPDLITPVPTDLTQLATRAGTRASVVRALERLDRFALQTAEALAVAADPAPYGELLGLLAGDAGDPAVAAALPRAVATLREQALVWGDDDRLRLVRTARELLAPSPQHPSPTGLGPTVQEATAGMSPGRIQEIVTAAGLPSTHDSVSAVTALTALFTHRKRMARLLAGAPEESREVLSRLVWGPPYGQVTADPAAHLRWLLDRGLLLPTAPGTVVLPREVALHLREGRAHRTVEPLPPAVETAATHRPQVVDATAAGQAYTALATVEELLKDWDEGGPTVLRAGGLSVRDLKRTAVALDVSEPVAAFWVELAYAAGLIASDGEADERYAATPAYDEWLEQPPAQRWTRLAEAWLAATRTSGLVGGRDAKDRTLSALGPGLDRSAAPEVRHRVLTLLAGLPEGAAPSAESVLARLRWERPLRGPQQEDDLRSRLTRWTLSEAEMLGVTGRGALSGHGRALLGAGTAKTAVSAGPARGDRAAGPSAEGPSASGRADGHALTAEGPSDVSSGPGDKLPVHHRPAPHVEPLSPTEQAAASAAAARLLAPLLPEPLDHVLLQADLTAVAPGPLQRPLADMLGVLADVESKGGATVYRFTPGSVRRALDSGQAASDLHAFLAAHSRTPVPQPLTYLIDDVARKHGHLRVGAASAYVRCDDDALLSEILADKRAAGLRLRRLAPTVVAAQTDPAALLEGLRAMGFAPAAESAEGDVLITRAHARRTPPRTAPEPVPDGPPVPDATLLTAAIRAIRAGDLASTTPRKPTAAPGAGGELPRTSSAETLATMQAAVLTGEALWIGYVNVEGAASQRVIAPIRVEGGFVTAYDHTADEVRTYPLHRVTGVAELADEQR; translated from the coding sequence ATGAGCAACCCGGCCACCCCGCCGCGTTCCCTCGCGGAGGCGCTCCGTGCCAGGGACGACACCTCCCTGGCCGCGCTCCTGCGCGCCCGTCCCGACCTCATCACCCCCGTCCCCACCGACCTCACCCAGCTCGCCACCCGGGCCGGCACCCGGGCCTCGGTCGTGCGTGCCCTGGAGCGGCTCGACCGTTTCGCGCTGCAGACGGCGGAGGCGCTGGCGGTGGCGGCGGACCCGGCGCCGTACGGGGAGCTGCTCGGTCTGCTGGCCGGCGACGCGGGCGACCCGGCGGTGGCCGCGGCGCTGCCGCGGGCTGTGGCGACCCTGCGCGAACAGGCCCTGGTGTGGGGCGACGACGACCGGCTGCGTCTGGTCCGCACGGCCCGTGAGCTGCTCGCGCCCTCGCCGCAGCATCCGTCCCCGACCGGCCTCGGTCCGACGGTGCAGGAGGCGACGGCGGGCATGTCGCCGGGCCGGATCCAGGAGATCGTCACGGCCGCCGGGCTGCCCTCGACGCACGACTCGGTGTCGGCGGTGACCGCGCTCACCGCACTGTTCACCCACCGCAAGCGGATGGCGAGGCTGCTCGCCGGCGCCCCCGAGGAGTCGCGGGAGGTTCTGTCCCGTCTGGTCTGGGGGCCGCCGTACGGTCAGGTCACCGCCGACCCGGCGGCACATCTGCGCTGGCTGCTGGACCGGGGGCTGTTGCTGCCGACGGCGCCCGGGACGGTCGTACTCCCCCGGGAGGTGGCCCTGCATCTGCGCGAGGGCCGGGCCCACCGCACCGTCGAGCCGTTGCCGCCCGCCGTGGAGACGGCGGCCACGCACCGTCCACAGGTTGTGGACGCGACGGCGGCCGGGCAGGCCTACACCGCGCTGGCCACCGTCGAGGAGTTGCTGAAGGACTGGGACGAGGGCGGGCCGACCGTGCTGCGGGCGGGCGGCCTCAGCGTCCGCGACCTGAAGCGGACCGCCGTCGCCCTGGACGTCTCGGAGCCGGTCGCCGCCTTCTGGGTCGAACTGGCCTACGCGGCGGGCCTGATCGCCTCCGACGGGGAGGCCGACGAGCGGTACGCGGCGACCCCGGCCTACGACGAGTGGCTGGAGCAGCCGCCGGCACAGCGCTGGACGCGGCTGGCCGAGGCGTGGCTGGCGGCGACGCGGACGTCCGGGCTGGTCGGCGGGCGGGACGCGAAGGACCGTACGTTGTCGGCGCTGGGGCCGGGCCTCGACCGGTCCGCGGCGCCTGAGGTACGGCACCGGGTGCTGACCCTGCTGGCCGGGCTGCCGGAGGGCGCGGCACCGTCCGCCGAGTCGGTGCTGGCCCGCCTGCGCTGGGAGCGGCCCTTGCGAGGGCCGCAGCAGGAGGACGACCTGCGCTCCCGGCTGACCCGGTGGACGCTGTCCGAGGCGGAGATGCTCGGCGTCACGGGCCGGGGCGCGCTGTCGGGGCACGGCAGGGCGCTGCTCGGGGCGGGGACGGCGAAGACGGCCGTCTCGGCGGGGCCCGCGCGGGGCGACCGCGCCGCCGGTCCGTCGGCCGAGGGTCCCTCGGCGTCGGGCCGGGCCGACGGACACGCCCTCACCGCGGAGGGACCGTCCGACGTCTCCTCCGGCCCCGGCGACAAGCTCCCCGTCCACCACCGCCCCGCGCCGCACGTCGAGCCGCTCTCCCCCACCGAGCAGGCCGCCGCGTCCGCCGCGGCCGCCCGCCTCCTCGCGCCCCTACTGCCGGAACCGCTGGACCACGTCCTGCTCCAGGCCGACCTGACGGCGGTGGCGCCCGGCCCGCTCCAGCGGCCGCTGGCGGACATGCTGGGCGTGCTCGCGGACGTGGAGTCGAAGGGCGGGGCCACGGTCTACCGCTTCACGCCCGGTTCGGTCCGCCGCGCCCTGGACTCCGGCCAGGCCGCCTCCGACCTGCACGCCTTCCTCGCCGCGCACTCCCGTACGCCGGTCCCGCAGCCGCTCACCTATCTGATCGACGACGTGGCCCGCAAGCACGGCCACCTGCGCGTGGGCGCCGCCTCCGCCTACGTCCGCTGCGACGACGACGCGCTGCTCAGCGAGATCCTCGCGGACAAGCGTGCGGCGGGTCTGCGGTTGCGCCGCCTGGCCCCGACCGTGGTGGCCGCCCAGACCGACCCGGCCGCGCTCCTGGAGGGCCTGCGCGCGATGGGCTTCGCGCCGGCCGCCGAGTCCGCGGAGGGCGACGTACTGATCACCCGCGCCCACGCCCGTCGCACCCCGCCGCGCACGGCCCCCGAGCCGGTCCCGGACGGCCCGCCGGTCCCCGACGCGACCCTCCTGACGGCCGCGATCCGCGCGATCCGGGCCGGCGACCTCGCCTCCACCACTCCCCGCAAGCCCACCGCGGCCCCGGGCGCGGGCGGTGAGCTCCCCCGCACCAGTTCCGCCGAGACCCTCGCCACCATGCAGGCCGCCGTCCTCACCGGCGAGGCCCTGTGGATCGGCTACGTCAACGTCGAGGGCGCCGCCAGCCAGCGCGTCATCG